One Bacteroidota bacterium DNA window includes the following coding sequences:
- a CDS encoding SEC59/DGK1/VTE5 family protein, giving the protein MTNAPDRTTSEIYRSPDQLSDVDSYRIELIRKSIHFCSILIPVLYFYLPRSVALAALVPVTVAFVAVDVARYYHEPLESWILRTFGRLLRVRETSVEKKRLTGATCVLIAATLAVLIFPKIIAVTSFMILIISDLTAALVGKRFGKHPFFGKSLEGSAAFFGSALLVVAILPKIEYRAGEYAIGATAALAGAIVEALPVDIDDNLSIPLSVGAVLWAGYTLFFPLMDIHRFG; this is encoded by the coding sequence CTCCGATGTCGATAGCTATCGCATCGAGCTGATCCGTAAATCGATCCACTTCTGTTCGATCCTGATTCCCGTCCTTTATTTCTACCTCCCCCGCTCCGTGGCCCTGGCGGCGCTCGTCCCCGTGACCGTCGCGTTCGTGGCGGTCGATGTCGCGCGCTATTACCACGAGCCCCTGGAGTCCTGGATTCTCAGGACGTTCGGACGGCTTCTGCGGGTGCGGGAGACCAGCGTCGAAAAGAAACGGCTGACCGGAGCGACCTGCGTCCTGATTGCTGCCACCCTCGCCGTGTTGATCTTCCCGAAGATCATCGCCGTCACGAGCTTCATGATCCTCATCATCTCCGATCTCACCGCCGCGCTGGTCGGGAAGCGCTTCGGCAAGCACCCCTTCTTCGGAAAGAGCCTGGAGGGAAGCGCCGCCTTCTTCGGAAGCGCCCTTCTGGTGGTCGCGATTCTTCCGAAGATCGAGTATAGGGCCGGAGAGTATGCGATCGGCGCGACCGCCGCTCTTGCGGGGGCGATCGTCGAGGCCCTTCCCGTCGACATCGACGATAATCTTTCCATCCCGCTCTCCGTGGGCGCCGTTCTCTGGGCCGGGTATACCCTCTTCTTCCCTCTCATGGATATTCACAGGTTCGGATAA
- a CDS encoding co-chaperone GroES family protein, with protein MEHSGRKEMIVVGDKVLVIPDSDRDRTEHGLYLPPNVKERERVQSGYIIKVGPGYPVPNPNFIDQESWSPTPRDPVKYIPLQAEEGDYAIFLREQAIEMEYEEKKYLIVPQSAILMLIRRNPIESIGR; from the coding sequence ATGGAACATTCAGGCAGAAAAGAGATGATCGTGGTGGGAGACAAGGTGCTGGTCATCCCCGACAGCGACCGGGACAGAACCGAGCACGGGCTCTATCTTCCCCCCAATGTGAAGGAGCGGGAACGGGTGCAGAGCGGCTATATCATCAAGGTGGGTCCGGGCTACCCGGTGCCGAACCCCAACTTTATCGATCAGGAGTCGTGGTCGCCGACCCCGAGGGATCCGGTGAAATATATTCCTCTCCAGGCGGAAGAAGGCGACTACGCGATCTTTCTGCGCGAGCAGGCGATCGAAATGGAGTACGAGGAAAAGAAGTACCTGATCGTTCCGCAATCCGCGATCCTCATGCTCATCCGCAGGAACCCCATCGAATCGATCGGCCGGTAA
- a CDS encoding (Fe-S)-binding protein, translating into MTLQTGLFLVLLLASISFFVLNARRLIRTLAIGKADNRTDRPLDRLKNVLIVAFGQSKLLREPVAGVMHFFIFWGFVILLLAILETVGEGFSTGFTFSFLGPLYPPLVFLQELLGLLVACSVLFALFRRYVLKPKRLEAGGHARLDATVILLLILLIMSAMFGQNAANLAPGGEPAAASRFVSRAVAAICFPGWQPGEVAGWFAFFWWAHILLVLGFLNYLPYSKHLHILSSIPNVYLAKLGARGTLKPLNLQDEQAVKFGVSDVEDLTWKQLLDGYTCTECGRCTAACPAALTGKPLSPKKIIVDIRRRLVEKASAGAEAKPEEAGKPLLDGYISEEELWACTTCMACVQECPVQIEHVDAIVDMRRYLVLSESRFPKELQATFQNLERNFTPWGFSHSTRADWARGLDIPLVSESPEAEILFWVGCAGAYDVRYKNVSMAFAKLMKIAGVKFAILGGEEKCNGDPARRCGNEYLAQMLMTENVATLNKHGVKTIVTTCPHCFNIFRNEYPQFGGTYSVVHHTDFIIGLIDSGRIKLSKEKKATITYHDSCYLGRYNQVYDQPRDALKAIPGIRIEEMTRSRDRGFCCGAGGARMFMEESTGKRVNIERTEEALALKPDVIGTACPFCMTMMTDGVKAKEAAETVQVKDIAELVLEAAEG; encoded by the coding sequence ATGACGCTTCAGACCGGATTGTTCCTCGTTCTCCTTCTCGCTTCGATTTCCTTCTTCGTCCTGAACGCACGGCGGCTGATCCGCACCCTCGCGATCGGGAAGGCCGACAACCGGACGGACAGGCCGCTCGACCGCCTCAAGAATGTCCTGATCGTGGCGTTCGGGCAGTCGAAACTTCTGAGGGAACCCGTCGCCGGAGTGATGCATTTCTTCATTTTCTGGGGATTCGTGATCCTCCTTCTCGCGATTCTGGAGACCGTGGGGGAGGGCTTCTCGACCGGATTCACCTTCTCGTTTCTCGGCCCGCTCTATCCGCCGCTGGTATTCCTCCAGGAGCTCCTCGGGCTGCTCGTGGCCTGCTCCGTCCTCTTCGCGCTGTTCCGCCGCTATGTCCTCAAGCCGAAGCGGCTTGAGGCGGGGGGCCACGCGCGGCTGGATGCGACGGTCATTCTTCTCCTCATTCTCCTGATCATGTCGGCGATGTTCGGGCAGAACGCGGCGAATCTTGCGCCCGGCGGAGAGCCTGCGGCCGCGTCCCGCTTTGTCTCCCGGGCGGTCGCCGCGATCTGCTTCCCCGGCTGGCAGCCCGGTGAGGTCGCCGGGTGGTTCGCCTTCTTCTGGTGGGCCCATATCCTTCTGGTGCTCGGGTTTCTGAACTACCTTCCGTACTCCAAGCACCTTCATATCCTTTCGTCCATCCCGAACGTCTATCTCGCAAAACTCGGGGCGAGGGGGACCCTCAAACCCCTGAATCTCCAGGATGAGCAGGCCGTGAAGTTCGGAGTTTCGGATGTCGAGGACCTGACATGGAAACAGCTGCTGGACGGGTATACCTGCACGGAATGCGGCCGCTGCACCGCAGCCTGCCCGGCTGCGCTCACCGGGAAGCCCCTTTCTCCGAAAAAGATCATCGTCGACATACGGAGAAGGCTTGTGGAGAAGGCTTCAGCCGGCGCGGAAGCGAAGCCGGAAGAAGCCGGCAAGCCGCTTCTCGACGGTTACATATCCGAAGAGGAGCTCTGGGCGTGCACGACCTGCATGGCGTGCGTTCAGGAGTGCCCCGTACAGATCGAGCACGTTGACGCGATCGTGGACATGCGGAGGTACCTCGTCCTTTCCGAATCGAGATTTCCGAAGGAGTTGCAGGCGACGTTTCAGAACCTCGAGAGGAATTTCACCCCGTGGGGGTTCAGCCACTCCACGAGGGCCGATTGGGCGAGGGGCCTCGACATTCCCCTCGTTTCGGAATCACCCGAAGCGGAGATCCTCTTCTGGGTCGGATGCGCGGGGGCGTACGACGTCCGGTACAAGAATGTGTCGATGGCCTTCGCAAAACTGATGAAGATCGCCGGAGTCAAGTTTGCGATCCTGGGAGGCGAGGAAAAATGCAACGGGGATCCCGCCCGCAGATGCGGCAACGAGTACCTGGCGCAGATGCTCATGACCGAGAACGTTGCGACGCTGAACAAGCATGGGGTGAAAACCATCGTCACCACCTGCCCGCACTGTTTTAATATCTTCAGGAACGAATATCCCCAGTTCGGCGGAACGTACAGCGTCGTCCACCACACCGACTTCATTATCGGACTCATCGATTCGGGGCGCATCAAGCTCTCGAAGGAGAAAAAGGCCACGATCACCTACCACGATTCTTGTTACCTCGGTCGGTACAACCAGGTCTACGATCAGCCGCGGGACGCGCTGAAGGCGATACCGGGGATCCGGATCGAGGAGATGACCCGGTCGCGCGACCGGGGATTCTGCTGCGGCGCCGGGGGAGCCAGGATGTTCATGGAGGAATCGACGGGGAAGCGGGTGAACATCGAGCGGACGGAGGAAGCCCTTGCGTTGAAGCCCGACGTGATCGGGACCGCCTGCCCCTTCTGCATGACGATGATGACGGACGGCGTCAAGGCGAAGGAAGCCGCCGAGACGGTGCAGGTAAAGGATATCGCCGAACTGGTGCTGGAAGCCGCGGAGGGGTGA
- a CDS encoding PhzF family phenazine biosynthesis protein: MARIRVKHVDAFTTVAHTGNPAGVVLDGKDLSDRDMQGVAREMNLSETAFLLPSSSAEADARIRWFTPTTEVPLCGHATIAGFHVLAEENRMNMTKEGKYQFRLETGSGILPVDVTKKNGLISIMFGMKIPALERALPYKIDLVRVLNVSMSEFDNQLQIVRSDYLLVPLKRLHTLFSIKPNFLAMANFLDSRNLRGLCAFTTETVDRESVVHSRFFAPNTGINEDPVTGSSHAPLAVHLFESGVLDLKNGRCVFQGEQGDAIGRRGRVTVELEVADTRPVSVKIGGNAVTVLEGDMLLHD; encoded by the coding sequence ATGGCTAGGATCCGGGTCAAGCACGTCGATGCGTTCACCACCGTGGCCCATACCGGGAACCCTGCCGGCGTGGTGCTCGACGGCAAAGATTTGAGCGACCGCGACATGCAGGGAGTCGCGAGGGAAATGAATTTGTCGGAGACCGCATTCCTCCTCCCCTCCTCGAGCGCGGAGGCGGATGCCCGGATCAGGTGGTTCACCCCCACAACGGAAGTGCCCCTCTGCGGCCATGCGACCATCGCGGGGTTCCACGTTCTGGCGGAGGAGAACCGGATGAACATGACCAAGGAGGGAAAGTACCAGTTCCGGCTTGAGACAGGATCGGGAATTCTCCCGGTCGACGTGACCAAGAAAAACGGACTGATCTCAATCATGTTCGGCATGAAGATTCCCGCGCTCGAACGAGCGCTCCCCTACAAGATCGACCTCGTCCGCGTCCTGAACGTTTCCATGAGCGAATTCGACAACCAGCTTCAAATCGTCCGAAGCGACTATCTCCTCGTCCCGCTGAAACGTCTCCACACGCTGTTCTCCATCAAGCCGAATTTTCTGGCGATGGCGAACTTTCTGGATTCCCGGAACCTGCGGGGCCTCTGCGCGTTCACCACTGAGACAGTCGACAGGGAGTCCGTCGTCCATTCCCGCTTCTTCGCTCCGAATACCGGCATCAACGAAGATCCGGTGACCGGCTCGTCGCACGCTCCGCTTGCGGTGCATCTGTTCGAAAGCGGAGTCCTCGACCTCAAGAACGGCCGGTGCGTCTTCCAGGGGGAGCAAGGCGACGCCATCGGGAGGCGCGGGAGGGTGACCGTCGAGCTTGAGGTGGCCGACACCAGGCCGGTCTCCGTCAAGATAGGCGGGAACGCCGTGACGGTTCTCGAAGGCGACATGCTCCTGCACGACTGA
- a CDS encoding DUF4905 domain-containing protein, giving the protein MSLTGWLKRSARSKHLAPAWEFQVRGIIWRLLPSGKGQFVGEERNIGEKRVSFFCIDAENGAQLWRDLRLAEPWWIGIEALHDDLVLLHEYAMPDFPDHKKIHALDLFSGKLRWSNEEVTYLFSQGNGIYAARDQSDGRTYLELDPMTGGETRELEGEALNALRKSVRYEERIDFPVPFVHPGSEGEDVAGTIAKLVSGAGRVHFIEYLRKKDLLGVAYYAATGNDPVEPLLDHHFLIAEEKSGRILYRDILNSRAAAAVPDAFFGLGDRFYSISEKRILRAFDAQTGSGPHG; this is encoded by the coding sequence ATGTCGCTGACTGGATGGCTGAAGCGATCCGCACGAAGTAAACATCTGGCCCCCGCCTGGGAATTTCAGGTCCGTGGGATTATTTGGAGGTTGCTACCGTCGGGAAAAGGACAATTTGTCGGGGAAGAGCGGAATATCGGAGAGAAGCGAGTCTCGTTCTTCTGCATAGACGCGGAGAACGGAGCGCAACTCTGGAGAGATCTCCGTTTGGCGGAACCGTGGTGGATCGGTATTGAGGCACTCCACGACGACCTCGTCCTTCTCCACGAATACGCGATGCCCGATTTTCCCGATCACAAGAAGATCCATGCCCTTGATCTGTTCTCGGGAAAATTGCGTTGGTCCAACGAGGAGGTCACCTATCTCTTTTCGCAAGGAAACGGCATCTACGCCGCCAGGGATCAGAGCGACGGACGGACCTACCTGGAGCTCGATCCTATGACCGGCGGGGAAACGCGTGAGCTGGAGGGAGAGGCTCTGAACGCTCTCCGGAAGTCTGTCCGCTACGAGGAGAGGATCGATTTTCCCGTTCCGTTTGTGCATCCAGGCAGCGAAGGGGAGGACGTCGCCGGCACGATCGCAAAACTGGTCTCCGGCGCGGGGAGGGTACACTTCATCGAATATCTTCGCAAAAAAGATCTCCTCGGCGTCGCCTATTATGCCGCGACCGGAAACGATCCGGTCGAACCGCTCCTGGATCACCATTTTCTCATCGCGGAAGAAAAGAGCGGCCGGATTCTCTACCGCGACATCCTCAATTCGCGCGCCGCTGCCGCTGTGCCCGACGCATTCTTCGGGCTGGGCGACCGTTTTTATTCGATTTCGGAGAAAAGAATCCTGAGAGCGTTCGACGCGCAGACGGGATCGGGACCGCATGGCTAG
- the rdgB gene encoding RdgB/HAM1 family non-canonical purine NTP pyrophosphatase yields MHPILLATKNPGKVREITSILSGLPVRITSLTELPDSPDVVEDGETLEANALKKASEIYARFRLPTIADDSGLEVFALGMRPGVLSARYAGEHVSYDENNLKLLRELSNVPPGARKARFRCVAAFVAAGVVRTAEGICAGSIPERPEGEGGFGYDPLFIPDGYDRTFAQLSAGIKNRISHRAIAFLQMKEILREYVNNFP; encoded by the coding sequence ATGCATCCGATTCTTCTCGCCACGAAAAACCCCGGAAAAGTCAGGGAAATTACTTCCATCCTTTCCGGATTGCCGGTGAGGATCACGAGCCTGACCGAGCTTCCGGACTCGCCCGATGTCGTCGAGGACGGGGAGACGCTCGAAGCGAACGCTTTGAAAAAAGCCTCCGAAATTTATGCGAGGTTCCGACTGCCGACGATCGCAGATGATTCGGGGCTGGAGGTGTTCGCGCTGGGGATGAGACCGGGGGTTCTCTCGGCCCGGTATGCCGGGGAGCATGTGAGCTACGATGAGAACAACCTCAAGCTCCTCAGGGAGCTATCGAACGTTCCGCCGGGGGCCAGGAAGGCTCGCTTCCGGTGCGTCGCGGCCTTTGTCGCCGCGGGCGTTGTGAGAACGGCCGAGGGGATCTGCGCGGGATCGATACCGGAGAGGCCGGAGGGGGAGGGGGGGTTCGGATATGATCCGCTCTTTATCCCCGACGGCTATGACCGTACGTTCGCGCAGCTTTCGGCCGGCATCAAGAACCGGATTAGCCACCGGGCTATCGCGTTTCTGCAGATGAAAGAGATTTTGCGAGAATACGTAAATAATTTTCCATAA
- the radA gene encoding DNA repair protein RadA — protein MPLSKFVCQSCAYESPRWTGKCPNCGAWNSFLEELAKKSSPGRKAGRSSARALRLGEVELVDEERIATQSPEVDRVLGGGIVAGSVILLGGDPGIGKSTLMMQLASRIRGRCVLYISGEESAKQIKLRSLRLGTAESESFLILTETDLNAISELIDRNPPDVIIVDSVQTMVRPELEATAGSVSQVRESTAFFTRIAKEKTIPVFLIGHVTKDGVIAGPKVIEHMVDAVLQFEGDQHHAYRILRAVKNRFGSTDEIGVFEMRDTGLREVGNPSEVFLSQRSLGSSGSMVAATIEGTRPILVEVQALVTTSSRTVPERNTTGVDYRRLGLLLAVLEKRLGMTLGRQDVFVNIAGGIRIDEPAVDLSIALAIVSSMRDRAIDAGSVAIGEIGLSGEVRTVGQIEKRLQEAAKLGFQRVLIPALSLKGLQPPKGIDVIGIGRIDEAVGILFT, from the coding sequence ATCCCCCTTTCGAAGTTCGTGTGCCAGTCGTGCGCCTACGAATCTCCCCGCTGGACCGGCAAGTGCCCGAACTGCGGCGCATGGAATTCCTTTCTGGAGGAGCTCGCAAAAAAGTCCTCTCCCGGAAGGAAGGCCGGGCGCTCCTCCGCCCGCGCGCTCCGGCTCGGGGAGGTGGAGCTCGTCGATGAGGAACGCATTGCCACACAAAGCCCGGAGGTCGACAGGGTCCTGGGAGGGGGGATCGTCGCTGGCTCCGTCATCCTGCTCGGAGGCGACCCGGGGATAGGAAAGTCCACGCTCATGATGCAACTTGCTTCCCGCATCCGGGGCCGCTGCGTCCTCTACATCTCCGGAGAAGAATCTGCGAAACAGATCAAGCTCCGCTCCCTGCGTTTGGGTACCGCCGAAAGCGAGTCGTTCCTGATTCTGACCGAGACCGACCTGAACGCCATCTCGGAACTCATCGACCGGAACCCGCCTGATGTGATCATTGTCGACTCCGTGCAGACGATGGTCCGGCCGGAGCTTGAGGCGACGGCCGGCAGCGTTTCCCAGGTCCGCGAGTCGACCGCGTTCTTCACCAGGATCGCGAAAGAGAAGACGATCCCCGTCTTTCTGATCGGCCATGTCACCAAGGACGGCGTGATCGCCGGCCCGAAGGTGATCGAGCATATGGTGGATGCGGTGCTTCAGTTCGAAGGAGATCAGCATCACGCCTACCGCATTCTCCGCGCGGTGAAGAACCGGTTCGGATCCACCGACGAAATCGGTGTGTTCGAAATGCGCGACACCGGACTCCGGGAAGTCGGCAACCCCTCGGAAGTCTTCCTCTCCCAGAGGTCGCTCGGATCATCCGGATCGATGGTCGCGGCGACCATCGAGGGGACACGGCCCATCCTTGTCGAAGTGCAGGCCCTCGTCACGACCTCGAGCCGTACCGTCCCCGAGCGCAACACCACCGGCGTCGATTACCGGAGGCTCGGGCTGCTCCTTGCGGTGCTTGAGAAGCGGCTCGGAATGACGCTCGGCAGGCAGGACGTGTTCGTGAACATCGCCGGGGGAATCCGGATCGACGAGCCCGCGGTGGACCTCAGTATCGCCCTTGCGATCGTAAGCAGCATGCGCGATCGCGCAATTGATGCGGGATCGGTCGCAATCGGAGAGATCGGTTTGAGCGGCGAGGTGAGGACGGTCGGCCAGATCGAGAAGCGGCTCCAGGAGGCGGCGAAGCTGGGCTTTCAGCGGGTTCTGATCCCCGCCCTCAGTCTCAAAGGCCTTCAACCCCCGAAGGGAATCGACGTCATCGGCATCGGGCGCATCGACGAGGCCGTCGGCATTCTCTTCACCTGA
- a CDS encoding NAD(+)/NADH kinase, with protein sequence MKFGIVGNTNKPVITEVTATLVRHLRLKGFPFVVQQELAEMYNRHDGAVPLAAAQVGTREEIPLQCDLMIALGGDGTMLTAARVAGPRGVPILGVNLGKMGFLAELSVEEMAASLEEIAGGAYLLEERTVLQTRNSKDGTCSSSLNEVVVDRGISPRVIQLETHVDDQYLVTYAADGIIVSTPTGSTGYSLASGGPIVEPSSRVLIVTPVSPHTLTARAIIVPDGSLIRISVKSASTPVHLTADGQTEGFYDTPAVFTIQRAPYTVKLVKRLNRSYFNLLRAKLSWGRDLRIDPKE encoded by the coding sequence ATGAAGTTCGGCATCGTCGGAAATACCAACAAGCCGGTCATTACCGAGGTCACCGCGACACTCGTGCGCCACCTCCGGCTCAAGGGCTTTCCCTTTGTCGTCCAACAGGAGCTCGCCGAGATGTACAACCGGCACGACGGCGCGGTTCCGCTCGCCGCGGCCCAGGTGGGCACCCGGGAGGAGATCCCCCTGCAATGCGACCTGATGATCGCGCTGGGGGGGGACGGAACCATGCTGACCGCCGCCCGCGTGGCGGGTCCGCGGGGAGTCCCGATTCTGGGGGTGAATCTCGGCAAGATGGGGTTTCTTGCGGAGCTTTCCGTCGAAGAAATGGCGGCCTCTCTCGAGGAGATCGCCGGCGGGGCCTATCTTCTCGAAGAGCGAACGGTGCTGCAAACCAGGAACTCGAAGGACGGAACCTGCAGCTCCTCCCTGAATGAGGTCGTTGTCGACCGCGGAATCTCCCCGCGGGTCATCCAGCTCGAAACGCATGTCGATGACCAGTACCTCGTGACGTACGCCGCGGACGGGATCATCGTGAGCACTCCGACGGGCTCGACCGGCTACTCTCTCGCCAGCGGCGGGCCGATCGTCGAACCGAGCAGCCGGGTCCTCATCGTGACGCCGGTTTCCCCCCACACCCTGACAGCCCGCGCCATCATCGTTCCGGATGGGAGCCTGATCAGGATTTCGGTGAAGTCGGCCTCGACGCCCGTGCACCTCACCGCGGACGGACAAACGGAGGGGTTTTATGATACTCCGGCGGTCTTCACGATCCAGCGGGCTCCTTACACCGTGAAACTCGTCAAGCGATTGAATCGAAGTTATTTCAACCTCCTTCGCGCGAAACTCTCCTGGGGGCGCGACCTGAGAATCGATCCGAAGGAGTAG
- a CDS encoding DUF1844 domain-containing protein — protein MANEEKNRLLLTQLILMFETAALQHMGKLKNPFSDKIERDLPQAQISIDMLEMLHSKMKGNLIPEDDRMFSNVLRDLRLNYVEEAGKAPPEAARPAAPPPEPEKPADAK, from the coding sequence ATGGCGAACGAAGAAAAAAACCGGCTTCTTCTTACGCAACTCATCCTGATGTTCGAGACTGCCGCGCTCCAGCACATGGGGAAATTGAAAAACCCCTTCAGCGACAAGATCGAGCGGGACCTCCCCCAGGCTCAAATTTCGATCGATATGCTGGAGATGCTCCATTCCAAGATGAAAGGGAATCTCATCCCCGAAGATGACAGGATGTTTTCAAACGTGTTGAGAGACCTCCGGCTGAACTACGTCGAGGAAGCCGGCAAAGCGCCGCCCGAAGCGGCCCGTCCCGCGGCGCCCCCGCCGGAACCGGAGAAACCCGCGGACGCGAAATGA
- a CDS encoding glycosyltransferase family 9 protein, translated as MAGGSGLLSRGRDSAAEAGMRVLERLFGQEVLPPEAVDRNSIRSILVVRQHDQLGDFLLSTPVVRALRGHFPAARIGLLVRGYFQGIARLVPSVDEVLVYRERIPDWSWKNGGSFLRALRGRWDLAVVPTTVSHSLTSDFLAHYSGARYLLGSEARVFRGATRNFFYNLVARACDEGRHQTQCNLDIVRHIGVDTADPSPRLVISESERHAALRGLAELGFRSGLPAVAMHLGAGKKPNRWPVAHFAELARRVSGPGGAQVILFWGPGEEELRSRFAESAGVQTIDAGHPELARLGAICAECTALVCNDTGIMHLGAAAGAPVVAIFGPTDPEIWKPLGAGVIALRALSHRTEDVPVAGAMSALRSLVGDRIPLLP; from the coding sequence ATGGCGGGCGGAAGCGGGCTCCTGTCACGGGGCCGGGACAGCGCCGCAGAGGCCGGCATGCGGGTGCTGGAGCGACTCTTCGGGCAGGAGGTTCTTCCGCCGGAGGCAGTCGATCGAAATTCGATCCGGTCGATCCTGGTCGTCCGGCAGCACGACCAGCTCGGTGACTTCCTCCTCTCCACCCCCGTGGTGCGGGCTCTCCGCGGGCATTTTCCTGCGGCCCGGATCGGGCTTCTGGTGCGCGGATACTTTCAGGGGATCGCGCGCCTCGTTCCCTCGGTCGACGAGGTCCTGGTCTACCGCGAGCGTATACCGGACTGGTCCTGGAAGAACGGCGGCTCGTTCCTTCGAGCGCTCCGCGGCCGGTGGGACCTCGCGGTCGTGCCGACGACCGTCAGCCATTCCCTGACCAGCGACTTCCTGGCCCACTATTCCGGCGCCAGGTATCTGCTCGGTTCGGAGGCGCGGGTGTTCCGGGGGGCAACGAGGAATTTTTTTTATAATCTGGTCGCGAGGGCCTGCGATGAAGGCCGCCACCAGACACAATGTAATCTCGACATCGTCCGGCACATCGGGGTCGATACCGCCGATCCGTCTCCGAGGCTCGTCATATCCGAATCAGAGCGACATGCCGCCCTCCGCGGCCTCGCGGAGCTGGGGTTCAGGAGCGGCCTCCCGGCGGTCGCGATGCATCTCGGCGCGGGGAAGAAGCCGAACCGCTGGCCGGTGGCTCATTTTGCCGAGCTGGCACGCAGAGTTTCGGGGCCCGGCGGCGCGCAGGTGATCCTCTTCTGGGGTCCGGGAGAAGAGGAATTGCGCAGCAGGTTCGCGGAGTCAGCCGGCGTTCAAACCATCGATGCGGGGCACCCGGAGCTGGCGAGGCTGGGCGCAATCTGTGCGGAGTGCACGGCCCTCGTCTGCAACGATACGGGGATCATGCACCTGGGAGCGGCGGCTGGCGCGCCCGTTGTCGCGATTTTCGGTCCGACCGACCCGGAGATATGGAAACCTCTCGGCGCCGGAGTCATCGCTCTTCGCGCCCTTTCGCATCGAACGGAGGATGTCCCCGTCGCCGGCGCCATGAGCGCGCTCCGCTCGCTGGTGGGTGACAGGATTCCGCTTCTGCCGTAG
- a CDS encoding glycosyltransferase family 2 protein, whose protein sequence is MRQGTFPLSVIVIARNEERNIAECLKSVDWADDLVVVDAESSDRTAELARRFTGKVFVTPWRGFSEAKELALRHASNEWVLWLDADERVPAGLQAEIRESLKDGAPAFAGFTVARRAYFLGKWIRHCGWYPGLVLRLFRKEAGAFSRSRVHERLELRGPAGRLKHDLLHFTDETLYHYFSKFNSYTSLAAADAHEAGKSCSAYDLLVRPPYLFFKMYVLRRGFLDGMHGLVLSLCSASYVFVKYAKLKELAAGSPARAGSSPEKAG, encoded by the coding sequence GTGAGGCAGGGTACGTTTCCGCTCTCCGTCATCGTCATTGCGCGGAACGAAGAGAGGAACATCGCCGAGTGTCTCAAGAGTGTCGACTGGGCGGACGATCTCGTGGTCGTCGACGCCGAGAGTTCCGACCGGACCGCGGAGCTCGCGCGCCGGTTTACCGGGAAGGTGTTCGTCACACCCTGGAGAGGGTTCTCGGAGGCGAAAGAGCTCGCGCTCCGGCACGCGTCAAACGAGTGGGTTCTCTGGCTCGACGCGGATGAGCGGGTTCCGGCCGGACTTCAGGCCGAGATCAGGGAGTCGTTGAAAGACGGCGCACCGGCATTCGCCGGATTCACCGTCGCCCGGAGGGCCTACTTCCTCGGCAAGTGGATCCGGCATTGCGGATGGTATCCCGGATTGGTCCTGCGGCTCTTCCGGAAAGAGGCGGGCGCGTTCAGCCGGTCGCGGGTGCACGAGCGGCTGGAGCTCCGGGGGCCGGCCGGAAGGTTGAAGCACGACCTCCTCCATTTCACCGACGAGACGCTCTATCATTACTTCTCGAAATTCAATTCATACACGTCGCTTGCCGCGGCGGATGCGCACGAAGCCGGGAAGAGCTGCTCGGCGTACGACCTCCTGGTGAGGCCGCCCTACCTGTTTTTCAAGATGTACGTTCTCCGCCGGGGGTTCCTGGACGGGATGCACGGCCTGGTTCTCTCGCTCTGCTCCGCGTCGTATGTCTTCGTCAAGTACGCGAAGCTGAAAGAGCTCGCGGCGGGTTCCCCCGCAAGGGCGGGAAGCTCTCCGGAGAAGGCGGGCTGA